One segment of Candidatus Aminicenantes bacterium DNA contains the following:
- a CDS encoding YihY/virulence factor BrkB family protein: MVRTVIRVLGESFKRFNDDRCFAYSIIISYFTLLCAVPLLALFAWATSKFLGSSEIAVRSLNIFTEDFFARFDPSFFSRLGAVSKSTSSLGLFGIIGSIVAGGFLFGNLIKAVNTIFRIKTVRSFFYNRLMENIIMLITAVILLFSFSITATWTAIHKAIQTSAVVNDYLNPKVLPIIDNFLVQYLIPFMLGFLVLFVIYKFIPETKVHTLAAVVAAAIGSFLWEIFKRSFFFYVAHFSAVGLVMSKFLAGTLTSIIFFLLWISSSLAILLWGAELAAVFNERVDAKRKGSGLKI; encoded by the coding sequence ATGGTGCGCACCGTAATCCGCGTATTGGGCGAGTCGTTTAAGCGGTTCAACGACGACCGCTGTTTCGCATACTCCATCATCATCTCCTATTTTACCTTGCTGTGCGCCGTCCCCCTGCTGGCCCTTTTCGCCTGGGCCACTTCCAAGTTCTTGGGCTCGTCCGAAATTGCCGTCCGCAGCCTCAATATCTTCACCGAGGATTTCTTCGCCCGTTTCGACCCGTCCTTCTTCAGCCGCTTAGGCGCCGTTTCCAAGAGCACCAGCTCGCTCGGGCTGTTCGGCATCATCGGATCGATCGTGGCCGGCGGCTTCCTGTTCGGCAACCTGATCAAGGCTGTCAACACCATCTTTCGGATCAAGACCGTCCGATCCTTTTTCTACAACCGGCTGATGGAAAACATCATCATGCTGATCACGGCTGTGATCCTGCTCTTTTCCTTCTCGATCACGGCCACCTGGACCGCCATCCACAAGGCCATCCAGACCAGCGCGGTGGTCAACGATTATCTCAACCCCAAGGTCCTGCCCATCATCGACAACTTCCTGGTCCAGTATTTGATCCCGTTCATGCTGGGCTTCTTGGTGCTGTTCGTCATCTACAAGTTCATCCCGGAGACCAAGGTCCATACTCTAGCCGCGGTCGTGGCGGCGGCCATCGGCTCCTTCCTTTGGGAGATCTTCAAGCGAAGCTTCTTCTTCTATGTTGCCCATTTCTCGGCGGTCGGCCTCGTCATGTCCAAGTTCTTGGCCGGGACGCTGACCTCGATCATCTTTTTCCTGCTCTGGATCTCCTCCTCCCTGGCCATCCTGCTCTGGGGGGCCGAGCTGGCGGCAGTGTTCAACGAACGCGTCGACGCTAAGAGGAAGGGGTCAGGTCTTAAGATATAA
- a CDS encoding ATP synthase F0 subunit C produces MTIRMKSLFLLVFFVLLAVAPILAQDRQPQDVSREGQRMAAMQESRIATELSRASLYRLSLIVAGGIITLAVMAGAFCQAKAISSACEGISRNPGGAPHIRFLLLLGLILIETLVIYALLVTFIILMVKWGKFA; encoded by the coding sequence ATGACAATCCGTATGAAATCGCTGTTTCTTCTGGTGTTTTTCGTCTTGCTGGCCGTCGCTCCCATCTTGGCCCAAGACAGGCAGCCGCAGGACGTTTCGCGGGAAGGGCAGCGGATGGCCGCCATGCAAGAGTCCCGCATCGCCACCGAGCTGTCCCGGGCCTCCCTCTACCGGCTGTCGCTTATCGTCGCCGGCGGCATCATCACCCTGGCGGTCATGGCCGGCGCGTTCTGCCAGGCCAAGGCCATCAGCTCGGCTTGCGAGGGCATCAGCCGCAACCCCGGCGGCGCCCCGCACATCCGCTTCCTCCTCCTGCTGGGCCTGATCCTGATCGAGACGCTGGTCATCTACGCCCTGCTCGTGACCTTCATCATCCTGATGGTCAAATGGGGCAAGTTCGCCTGA
- a CDS encoding ATP synthase subunit I produces MLRRIPYEIVALSAIFGLAGALLFDPLTGFFLLAGGLFSALSFLWLKSALGKVLNQAKARALKAGIALYALRFLLIFVVFFLIILLYSEKLIAFAAGFSAVIPVFGAEAAAALVRAKSLKP; encoded by the coding sequence ATGCTCCGGCGCATCCCCTATGAAATCGTCGCCCTTTCCGCCATCTTCGGCCTCGCCGGCGCCCTCCTGTTCGACCCTCTGACCGGGTTCTTCCTACTGGCCGGCGGTCTGTTCTCGGCGCTCTCCTTCCTCTGGCTCAAGAGCGCCCTCGGCAAGGTCCTGAATCAGGCCAAGGCCCGCGCTTTGAAGGCCGGAATCGCCCTCTATGCCCTGCGTTTTTTATTGATATTTGTGGTCTTTTTCCTTATAATCCTGCTCTATTCGGAGAAACTCATCGCTTTCGCGGCGGGCTTCTCGGCGGTCATTCCGGTCTTCGGGGCCGAGGCCGCCGCGGCTCTCGTCCGCGCGAAGTCCCTTAAGCCGTAG
- the atpB gene encoding F0F1 ATP synthase subunit A produces the protein MEELEHTLGIVVFFNRLLGRPVAAFLKIFGIHVADPANCIPDYLVMVFFVALFLMLFFGLAARKRSIVPGKMQNLLEFIIEFFEGQLTDIIGPEGKKFLPVVGTIGLFVFFSNLIGLIPGFMSPTSKLNVTIGCALSVFVYYHYQGMKAQGPLRYLKHFMGPIPFMAPLMVPIEIISHFSRPVSLSIRLFSNIFAEEVLIVVIASIIPILLPLPFMALSIFTAFLQAFVFVLLSCIYISGAVEHQEEHS, from the coding sequence ATGGAAGAGCTGGAGCATACCCTCGGCATCGTCGTCTTCTTCAACCGTCTGCTCGGGCGGCCCGTGGCGGCTTTTCTCAAGATTTTCGGCATCCATGTGGCGGACCCCGCCAACTGCATCCCCGACTATCTGGTCATGGTTTTCTTCGTCGCCCTCTTCCTGATGCTGTTCTTCGGGTTGGCCGCCCGGAAGCGGTCCATCGTGCCCGGCAAGATGCAAAATCTGCTCGAGTTCATCATCGAGTTCTTCGAGGGCCAGCTGACCGACATCATCGGCCCCGAGGGCAAGAAATTTCTTCCCGTCGTCGGCACAATCGGGCTGTTCGTCTTCTTCTCCAATTTGATCGGGCTCATTCCCGGGTTCATGTCGCCGACCTCCAAGCTCAACGTCACGATCGGATGCGCCCTAAGCGTTTTCGTCTACTACCATTACCAGGGGATGAAGGCCCAAGGCCCGCTCCGCTACCTCAAGCATTTTATGGGCCCCATCCCGTTCATGGCCCCGCTGATGGTCCCCATCGAGATCATCAGCCATTTCTCGCGGCCCGTCTCGCTGTCGATCCGGCTTTTCAGCAACATCTTCGCCGAGGAAGTGCTGATCGTGGTCATCGCCTCGATCATCCCCATCCTCCTGCCCCTGCCGTTCATGGCCCTATCGATCTTCACCGCCTTCCTCCAGGCGTTCGTATTCGTTCTGCTGTCGTGCATCTACATTTCCGGCGCGGTCGAGCACCAGGAGGAGCATTCTTGA